One region of Myxocyprinus asiaticus isolate MX2 ecotype Aquarium Trade chromosome 38, UBuf_Myxa_2, whole genome shotgun sequence genomic DNA includes:
- the LOC127429408 gene encoding ADP-ribosylation factor-like protein 3, whose product MGEVQKGLFSVIEKLKGTTEQELRIVLLGLDNAGKTTLLKQLASEDVNTITPTQGFNIKSVTCDGMKLNVWDIGGQRKIRPFWKKYLENTDLLIYVIDSADKKRFEETGLELSELIDEENLKGVPLLIFANKQDLVTASPASEIAEGLNLHTYRDREWQIQACSAVSGEGVQEGMNWISNNIVNKKK is encoded by the exons ATGGGAGAAGTCCAAAAG GGTTTGTTTTCAGTCATTGAGAAGCTAAAGGGCACTACAGAGCAAGAACTTCGGATAGTCCTTCTCGGTCTGGATAATGCTGGGAAAACCACTTTGCTAAAACAACTTGCTTCTGAAGATGTAAACACCATCACACCTACTCAG GGTTTCAATATTAAAAGTGTGACCTGTGATGGCATGAAGCTGAATGTGTGGGACATTGGAGGACAAAGGAAGATTCGACCCTTCTGGAAAAAATACCTGGAGAACACAGATTTATTG ATCTATGTGATTGACAGTGCAGACAAAAAGAGATTTGAGGAAACAGGACTG GAGCTCTCAGAACTCATTGATGAGGAGAACTTGAAGGGTGTGCCATTGCTCATCTTTGCCAATAAACAGGACCTGGTCACAGCCTCCCCGGCCAGTGAGATCGCTGAGGGCCTCAACCTGCATACATACCGGGACAGAGAGTGGCAGATCCAGGCCTGCTCTGCTGTATCTGGGGAAGGTGTACAG GAGGGCATGAACTGGATCAGCAACAACATTGTAAATAAGAAGAAATGA
- the LOC127429406 gene encoding myozenin-2 isoform X2 produces MMEELKLLSNRGSRMFQERLKRVERFTLENVVNGNLLEETLQGQNTTQEEKGREHFTSEVYITEGGKNNLVTTLKHTVAKKGNPSVLAPGYGGPLKEVPHEKFNVTVIPKSYQSPWEEEPIDSEILLANISNRLPEPPYKLTPTNYKCFNRAPMPFGGTAGTVKTLPLPGFELLQAHTEPNLTWDRICHRPNFNRTPQGWSNQYTSESLDL; encoded by the exons ATGATGGAGGAGCTCAAACTGCTGTCCAACAGAGGATCTAGAATGTTTCAGGAGAGACTTAAAAGAGTGGAGAGGTTCACCTTGGAGAATGTAGTAAACGGGAAT CTCTTAGAGGAAACCCTTCAAGGCCAGAACACTACACAAGAAGAGAAAGGAAGAGAGCACTTCACATCTGAAGTCTACATCACAGAGGGTGGAAAGAACAACCTGGTCACCACACTCAAACATACAGTCGCTAAGAAAGGAAACCCAAGTGTGCTTGCACCAG GTTATGGTGGGCCTCTGAAAGAGGTTCCCCATGAGAAGTTCAATGTCACTGTGATCCCAAAGTCTTACCAATCACCCTGGGAGGAAGAGCCCATTGACAGTGAGATACTACTGGCCAATATCAGCAACCGGCTGCCTGAGCCACCTTACAAACTCACCCCCACCAACTACAAATGTTTCAACAG AGCTCCAATGCCGTTTGGTGGGACAGCAGGAACTGTGAAGACTCTACCGTTACCTGGCTTTGAGCTACTTCAAGCTCACACCGAGCCAAACCTAACCTGGGACAGGATATGCCACCGCCCCAACTTCAACCGTACGCCACAGGGCTGGAGCAATCAGTACACTAGTGAATCTCTTGATCTGTAG
- the LOC127429406 gene encoding myozenin-2 isoform X1, producing the protein MPVHYNEVSKEKEREVVELCSDTSGARAHLDLGKKISVPQDLMMEELKLLSNRGSRMFQERLKRVERFTLENVVNGNLLEETLQGQNTTQEEKGREHFTSEVYITEGGKNNLVTTLKHTVAKKGNPSVLAPGYGGPLKEVPHEKFNVTVIPKSYQSPWEEEPIDSEILLANISNRLPEPPYKLTPTNYKCFNRAPMPFGGTAGTVKTLPLPGFELLQAHTEPNLTWDRICHRPNFNRTPQGWSNQYTSESLDL; encoded by the exons ATGCCTGTGCATTACAATGAAGTATCTAAGGAGAAAGAGCGAGAGGTGGTAGAACTGTGCTCAGATACAAGTGGAG CACGTGCACATCTGGATCTGGGGAAGAAGATCAGTGTTCCTCAAGACCTAATGATGGAGGAGCTCAAACTGCTGTCCAACAGAGGATCTAGAATGTTTCAGGAGAGACTTAAAAGAGTGGAGAGGTTCACCTTGGAGAATGTAGTAAACGGGAAT CTCTTAGAGGAAACCCTTCAAGGCCAGAACACTACACAAGAAGAGAAAGGAAGAGAGCACTTCACATCTGAAGTCTACATCACAGAGGGTGGAAAGAACAACCTGGTCACCACACTCAAACATACAGTCGCTAAGAAAGGAAACCCAAGTGTGCTTGCACCAG GTTATGGTGGGCCTCTGAAAGAGGTTCCCCATGAGAAGTTCAATGTCACTGTGATCCCAAAGTCTTACCAATCACCCTGGGAGGAAGAGCCCATTGACAGTGAGATACTACTGGCCAATATCAGCAACCGGCTGCCTGAGCCACCTTACAAACTCACCCCCACCAACTACAAATGTTTCAACAG AGCTCCAATGCCGTTTGGTGGGACAGCAGGAACTGTGAAGACTCTACCGTTACCTGGCTTTGAGCTACTTCAAGCTCACACCGAGCCAAACCTAACCTGGGACAGGATATGCCACCGCCCCAACTTCAACCGTACGCCACAGGGCTGGAGCAATCAGTACACTAGTGAATCTCTTGATCTGTAG